GCACCTCCTCCGCAACCTGTTGTCCCAGGTTCGTCCGGCCGTCGAACATCGTGAGCAGAAGGCCGCCGACCCGGAGGGATGGGTTCAAGTTGCGGCGCACGGCCTCCAGGGTCCGCACGAGCTGGGACAGGCCCTCCAGGGCCAGGTATTCGCACTGCACCGGCACCAGCGCTTCTCCCGCCGCCGTAAGCGCATTCAGCGTCAGCAGCCCAAGCGAGGGCGGGCAGTCGATGATCACGAAGTCGTAGCGCACCGTGAGTCCCTCGAGGACGCGGCGCAAGCGGTACTCCCTGGCCATCGCCGGCACGAGCTCCACCTCGGCGCCAGCGAGGTCGGCGCTCGCCGGCGCCAGGTGCAGGTTCTCGGTCACCCTCAGGATCGCCGCCTCGAGCGGCGCCTCGTCCACAAGCACGTCGTACATGCTGGTCTCACCGGCCCGCTGTCCAAGCCCCGAGGTGGCATTGGCCTGCGGGTCGATGTCGATCAGCAGGCAGGTGTGGCCGCGGGCGGCAAGCTCCCAGGCCAGGCTGATAGCGGTGGTAGTCTTGCCCACGCCGCCCTTCTGATTCGCCACCGCCACCACGCGCGTCACGAAGCCCGCCCCGCAGCTCCGGCCGCAAGCAGCGCCTCTATCTGCTCGCGCCGCGCGATGCCCTCGAGCCCGACTCCCTGCACCGACAGCGCCGCCGCCGCGGCGGCGAAGCGCGCCGTCTGGGCCAGGTCTCCGCCTGTTTCGCGCCAGCGCACGAGAAAGGCCGCAGCGAAGACGTCGCCGGCGCCAGTTGGGTCCACCTCGCGTGCGGGCAGCGCGGCGAACTCATGCCGGCCGTCATCATCGAACACCGTGAAGCCGCGAGCGCCGCGGGTCAGCACCACGACGGGGACGTAGGCGAGCCAGGAGGCCACGGCCTCGGGCTCTGTAACGTCCTCCTCCGAAACGAAGACGATGTCACCGATGAGCCAGGGCGCCACGGAATCCACTTCCCCCGGCAGCACGTCGCTCCCGCGCAGCCGCCTCAACCACCCCTGACAGGACAGGCCGACGAGGCTCGCCTCGGGAAACGCCGCACCGGCGTTTACCTCGACGTCATGAAATACGGGAGCGATCAGGACAATGGGAGCACTTATCCAGGCCCGCGGGACCTGCGCGGCCCCAATCGGCCGCGCGCACTGCACCACGCGCTGGCGCCTCACTCCGTCCCGGTACACGTTCTCGAACGTCGTCGTCTGCACGTCGGGCAACACATGCCAGACCGTCTCCGGCAAGGCTTCGGCCGGACTGACGTCCGGCGAGCAGACTGTGACCGCAGCCGTGCGCAGGCCCAGCAGGTGCGCTTGCCTTACGGCGTATGCGACACTTCCACCCAGGCGCCACCCGCCGGGCGTTATGTCCTTTACGACGTGTCCGACGGCGAGAAAGTCGGCCGGCACGTCCCCTCCTCAGCGGCTGGGCGTAATCGCGACTTTGCGGGCCTCGCCCTCGCCGATGCTCACGGTCATGACCGCCGGGTCGTTCGCTAGTGCCAGGTGGACGATGCGCCGCTCGTTCGGCGGCATCGGCTCGAGCGTGACCGAGCGCCCGGTCCCGCGCACCCGGTCCGCCATACGCCGCGCCAGGGTCACCAGCGCCTGCTCGCGCCGCCGCCGGTATCCGTCCACGTCGATCCCGAACGCCACGCGGTGCTTCACTCGCTTGGCCACAATGAGGTTGACCAGGTATTGCAGCGACGCGAGGGTGCTGCCTCGCCGGCCGATCAGGATCCCCAGGTCATCGCCCTCGACGTCGAGTACGGCCTCGATCATGCCCACGCCGTCGCCGGCGGTCTCGGGCTCGCGCGCGGTCACCACCGCCTCGATCCCCATGAGCCGCAGCAGATCCTCGAGCACGGCCACCGCCGCCGCGACGTCTTCAGGCGCGGCGGTCTTTACCGCCCGGCCACCTCGGCGCAGCGCCGCGGGCTGCTCCTCGTCCTCGATCTCTGCTTCGTACTCTTCTTCCTCGCCCTCCTCCTCCTCTTCCTCGCCGTCGTACTCTTCTTCCTCCTCCTCGCTTTCGAGGGCGGATGGGGCGGCGGCCACGACAGATGGCAACGGTTCGACGCGGACGCGGGCTGGCTCGCCGCGGAAGCCGAGAAGGCGGGGGCGGCCCTCGCTCAGGACCTCGATCGAGACCTGGTCTCGGCGGAGGCCCAGTTCCTCGAGGGCGTTGTCGATCGCCTCGTTGACGGTCCTACCTTCGGCCTCGACGCCTTCCACTCTCGTACCTCCTGCGCCGCCGCGCGCCGGCCGCACGCGGCGCCGGCGTAGCGCCGTCCTCGCTAGGGGGCTGGCCGCGCGGCCACCGGCGGGCCCCGGCCGGTGGTTCTTCTTCGTCCTCCGCCATCG
Above is a window of Dehalococcoidia bacterium DNA encoding:
- the jag gene encoding RNA-binding cell elongation regulator Jag/EloR → MEGVEAEGRTVNEAIDNALEELGLRRDQVSIEVLSEGRPRLLGFRGEPARVRVEPLPSVVAAAPSALESEEEEEEYDGEEEEEEGEEEEYEAEIEDEEQPAALRRGGRAVKTAAPEDVAAAVAVLEDLLRLMGIEAVVTAREPETAGDGVGMIEAVLDVEGDDLGILIGRRGSTLASLQYLVNLIVAKRVKHRVAFGIDVDGYRRRREQALVTLARRMADRVRGTGRSVTLEPMPPNERRIVHLALANDPAVMTVSIGEGEARKVAITPSR
- a CDS encoding PfkB family carbohydrate kinase, coding for MPADFLAVGHVVKDITPGGWRLGGSVAYAVRQAHLLGLRTAAVTVCSPDVSPAEALPETVWHVLPDVQTTTFENVYRDGVRRQRVVQCARPIGAAQVPRAWISAPIVLIAPVFHDVEVNAGAAFPEASLVGLSCQGWLRRLRGSDVLPGEVDSVAPWLIGDIVFVSEEDVTEPEAVASWLAYVPVVVLTRGARGFTVFDDDGRHEFAALPAREVDPTGAGDVFAAAFLVRWRETGGDLAQTARFAAAAAALSVQGVGLEGIARREQIEALLAAGAAGRAS
- a CDS encoding AAA family ATPase, translated to MTRVVAVANQKGGVGKTTTAISLAWELAARGHTCLLIDIDPQANATSGLGQRAGETSMYDVLVDEAPLEAAILRVTENLHLAPASADLAGAEVELVPAMAREYRLRRVLEGLTVRYDFVIIDCPPSLGLLTLNALTAAGEALVPVQCEYLALEGLSQLVRTLEAVRRNLNPSLRVGGLLLTMFDGRTNLGQQVAEEVRRHFPGTFRTVIPRNVRVSEAPSHGLAVGQYAPSSPAARAYRAFAAEFAERGAAVEAKA